In Actinomycetota bacterium, the DNA window GCGCAAGGGGCGCTCCGATTCCCGATGCGGCGAAGGAGCCAATGGCCAGGGCAGTGAGAATGACGCCGGTTTGCAGGGCGTCGTAGCCGAGCGTGGCCTGCATGAAGAGCGGGAGCGCGAATAGCAGGCCGAATTCGCCAAGACTGACAACAAGCGCAACCGCGTTGCCTAGGCCGAAACTTCTGATCCGGAACAGGCGCAGATCCAGGATGACGATCTTGCCCTGCGCGGCGCGCGTGGTCTCCACCCTCAACAGTGCCAGCAGTGCAAGCACACCGAGCGCTCCAATCACTGGCACGATTGAAATCGATGAGCTCGGCCAATCCCATGCACCGAGTTGGAACTGGTTGATCGGTTTGCCCCACCCGTAGCGCTGTCCCTCGATCAGTGCGAAGACAATTCCGGCCAGTCCCAAAGTGATGAGCAGGGTCCCTGGCACATCCATTCCCTTGCGTGCCTGCACATCCTTGGTTTCGGGCACGCTCAGAAAGACGCCAATCAGCACGGCGATGCCGATGGGCACGTTGATCAGGAAGGCCCAATGCCAGGAGGCGTAGGTCGTCAGCCACCCGCCGACCAAAGGACCAAGCGCGGCCATTCCGCCGATCGTGCCTCCCCAGACAGCGAACGCGATGGCGCGTGACTTGCCGACGAACACTGCGTTGATGATCGACAGCGAAGCCGGCAGGATCATTGCGGCGCCGATGCCTTGCAGAGCTCGTGCCGCGATGAGCGTCTGAGCTGTGCTCGATGCAGCAACCAGGACGCTGGCAACAATGAAGACGATGATGCCGATGGCAAAGAGCAGGCGGCGACCAAACCTGTCGCTGAACCTGCCGAACAGGATCAACAGCGAGGCGAAGGTCAGCGAATAGGCCGCGATGATCCATTCGGTGTCATTGGTCGAGAGCCCAAGATCGCGCACCATCGAGGGGATGGCGACGTTCACAATCGTCGCGTCGAGAATGATCATGGAGACGCCCAGGGCAAGGAAGCACAGGGCAACCCACCGTCGCTTGCCAGTGAGCACGATGCCGATGTCCGTCAAGCGATCCTCCAAGTGGGCTTGCGGGCAGTCTTTCCTACGTGCAGTTGCGGGATCAGCGTCATGCGCTAGGACAGCTGCTTTTTGAGAAAAGCGTTCACTTGGCGGATCGAGTCGTTCCATGGCCCGTACATGTAATGGCCAGCGCCCTTGTACTCAACGAGGCGAACATCCTTGCCGGCCTTCACCAATGCGTCACGCGTGGCTCTGGCCCAGGAGATGTCGCAACTCTCATCGGCAGTTCCATGAATCATCAGCACGGGTTCGGTGACCCGCGCAAAGTAGTTCCGAGAGGCAAGCGGAGCCCACTTCTCGGGACTGGTCGCTGGCTCGCCGTATCGAGCAAGAATCTGACGAGCATTCTTGGTGTCCGACCGACCCCACTTGTTGAAGTTGTCGGCCGGGTTGGAGCTCGTTGACGCATAGGTAATTGCTGCATCGAACACACCCGGGCGAATCACCAGAGCCTGGAAGGCAACGCCGCCACCCATTGAGCGACCAAGCAGGGCAACGCGGCTCTTGTCGATGTAAGGAAGTGTGGTGCCACGCACTGCCAGACCAGCGTTGATGACATCGGTTGCGTAGCCGATCCGCAGCGATTGCTCAGATTCGGGATCCTTGGCTGAGCCAGCGTGATTGCGGTAGTCGACATGCAAGGCGATATAGCCATTGCGAGCGAGCCAATCCTGCTCGCGTCGAAATCCCTGGCCAGTGACGTAGACGCTCGGTTCGATATGACCATGGGCGAGCACGACGACAGGGAACGGACCCTTGCCTCGGGGCCTGTTCATGACGCCGGTGATCTTCAGGCCATTGCTGCTGTAGGCGATCGCGTGTCGCGTGTATGCCGAGTTTGAGCTCAGATCACGCACGATGCGCAGCTTGCCTCCCTCGTACTGCGCGGCGATCGCAGCGGGAATCGATGGATCAAGTGGGGCGCCTTGGACTGGAGTCGAAGGCATGACGATCGCGACTGCGGCCACAAGCGATATGCCTGCGATGCCGATCCTTCTACGGATGCTGACCATCTGATAGACGGTAGCACCGCTGCACAAGTCCGAGGCCTGCCAGTAACTGGCAGAATCATCCGGTGATCTCGATGAGCAACCTCAGTGTGCCGGTTGTTCTTGCACCAATGGCCGGCATCACCAATCGAGCTTTTCGTCGACTGTGCCGCGAGGCCGGCGCCGGTCTCTACGTCTCGGAAATGGTCACTTCCAGAGCGCTCGTTGAACGCAATGCAGAGACGATCGACATGGTGACCTTTGACGCTGACGAGATCCCGCGATCGGTGCAGCTGTACGGCGTGGATCCCAAAGTCATGGCCCAGGCAGTGCGAATCCTGATCGATGAGGACCGTGCTGATCACATCGACATGAACTTCGGATGCCCTGTGCCCAAGGTCACGCGCAAGGGTGGAGGCAGTGCCCTGCCATGGAAGCGCGATCTGTTCCGCGCGATCGTTCGGGCAGCCGTGGTCGCCGCCGATGGTCGAGTGCCGGTGACAGTGAAGATGCGCAAGGGCATTGATGACGAACACCTGACGTACCTTCAAGCCGGCCGAGCGGCTGCCGAAGAAGGCGCAACGTGGGTTGCATTGCACGCGCGTACGGCTGAGCAGATGTATTCGGGAGTTGCCGATTGGGATGCGATATGGCGGCTGAAGGAACACCTCGCTCCACTGGGCACGCCCGTGTTGGGCAACGGCGATATCTGGACAGCACAGGATGCCCTGGACATGGTTGCGCGCACTGGCGCGGACGGCGTCGTCGTTGGACGCGGATGTCTTGGTCGCCCGTGGCTCTTCGGGCAGTTGGCTGCGGCATTCACTGGCACACCAATCCCATCTGATCCTGATCTTGAGCAGGTACTGCTCACCTTGCGCCGTCATGCGCAATTGCTGTGTCAGGACTACGGCGAATACAAAGGCATTCGCGATATCCGCAAGCACATGGCCTGGTACATGAAGGGCTTCAGCGTCCGTCAGCAGATTCGCCAAAGCCTGGGAACCGTCGAAAGCGTGGACGAGCTGGACTCCTTGCTGGCCCAGATAGATCCCGATCAACGATTCAATACGGAGGTGGGCGCAGGTCCGCGCGGTAGGACCTCAGGCGGCCGTCGTCCGACCTTGCCTGATGGCTGGCTGGATTCACCTGAACTCGATGGTCCCGCACGATTGATGCTGCAGGATGCCGAGCTGTCGGTCAGCGGCGGCTAGCTGCTATTGACCGCGCCACGCCAGTGACTCTCGCCTCTATTCAGGTCTGCCGCCCAAGTGGTCAACTGGGCACATGAGTCTGCTTATCGAAGCTGGTGTCCTGCCGCACTACGTCTTCTCCTTTGCCCAAGGTGATCGATCCCAGGCGGATCTCCTGGGAGGCAAAGGGGCCAATCTCGCGGAGATGACGCGATTGGGATTGCCCGTGCCGCCTGGCTTCACCATCACAACCGAGGCATGCCGGTCGTATCTGCTGCAAGGGCGGATGCCCGAAGGTCTGGCAGAGCAGATTCACGAATTTCTGGGCAGGCTCGAAGCGCAAGTGCATCAACGCCTCGGCGATGCCGCTGACCCGCTGCTGGTGTCAGTGCGCTCTGGCGGACGCTTCTCCATGCCGGGCATGATGGATACGGTGCTGAACATCGGCCTGAATGACGCCAGCGTGCTCGGCTTGGCCAAGCGAGCCAACGACGAGCGCTTCGCCTGGGATTCCTATCGCAGACTCATCCAGATGTTTGGCAAGACGGTGCTTGGCCTCGATGGTGACGGGTTTGAGCAGGCGCTGGACGATGCCAAGCGCCGCGCGCATGTCAGTTCAGACGTCGACCTGCCCGTCGAGGAGTTGATAGCACTCACCGCCACCTACAAGACCATGGTGCGCACCCTTGCCAATCGCGAGTTTCCACAGGATCCCTACGAGCAATTGACCATGGCAGTCCAGGCCGTGTTCGACTCCTGGAACACCGATCGAGCTCGGCTGTACCGCCGTCAGGAACGCATCCCGCATGACCTCGGCACAGCAGTCAATGTGCAGAGCATGGCTTTCGGCAATGCTGGCGAAGGTTCAGGCACCGGAGTTGCCTTCACGCGAGATCCCAGCACGGGCGCCCGTGGAATCTATGGCGACTACCTGCAGAACGCTCAAGGTGAAGACGTCGTCGCGGGTATCCGCAACACCTTGCAGCTTCAGCAACTCGAAGAGATCGACCCGAAGTGCTATCACGAACTGCTCGACATCATGCATCGACTGGAGCTCCATTATCGAGATCTCTGCGACATCGAATTCACTATCGAGCGCGGCAAGCTCTGGATGCTGCAAACACGCGTTGGCAAACGCACGGCGGGCGCCGCATTTCGCATTGCAACGCAACTCGTGGATGAGCATGTGATCACCTTGGACGAAGCGCTGCTGCGCGTGACGGGGCAGCAGCTCTCGCAACTAATGTTTCCCAGGTTCGCGGCGGATGTCAGCCATGAGCTCATTGCTCGCGGCACAAGCGCATCTCCGGGCGCAGCAGTGGGGCGTGCGGTATTCGACTCGCAGACTGCAGTCGCATGGGCTGAGTCCGGGGAGCAGGTGATTCTCGTACGGCGTGAGACCAATCCTGATGACCTGGCCGGCATGGTTGCAGCGGCGGGAATCCTCACGAGCAGGGGAGGAAAGACCTCCCACGCCGCCGTTGTCGCCCGCGGCATGGGCAAGACGGCTGTGTGCGGTGCTGAGGAATTGGAAGTGGAAACCGCGGCGAAGCGAATGACTACTCACGACGGGCGAGTGGTCGTTGAGGGCGACGCAATCTCCATTGATGGTGCCAGTGGTGAGGTCTTTCTCGGCGAAGTACCGGTCGTCAACAGCCCGATCGTGGAGTACTTCGAATATGGCTTGGCTCGGGCGCTGGAGACTGCGGACCAGGCCACCGCCGAGTTGATCCGCGCGGTAGATCGGCTGATCCTGTACGCGGATGTTCGTCGGCGCCTGCGGGTGCGCGCCAATGCCGATACACCGGCCGACGCCAAACGTGCTCGAGAGATGGGCGCCGAGGGGATCGGGCTGCTGCGCACTGAGCACATGTTCCTGGGAGAGCGACGGATGTTCGTGGAACGGCTCATCCTCGCGCAGACTCAAGAGGAGCACGATGAGTCACTGGCTGCGCTGCTGCCCCTGCAGCGCAAGGACTTCATTCGCATCCTGGAGGTCATGGACGGTCTCCCAGTGACCATCCGTCTCATTGATCCACCGCTGCATGAGTTTCTTCCGAACCTGACCGAGCTCACGGTGCGTGTGGC includes these proteins:
- a CDS encoding MFS transporter — its product is MTDIGIVLTGKRRWVALCFLALGVSMIILDATIVNVAIPSMVRDLGLSTNDTEWIIAAYSLTFASLLILFGRFSDRFGRRLLFAIGIIVFIVASVLVAASSTAQTLIAARALQGIGAAMILPASLSIINAVFVGKSRAIAFAVWGGTIGGMAALGPLVGGWLTTYASWHWAFLINVPIGIAVLIGVFLSVPETKDVQARKGMDVPGTLLITLGLAGIVFALIEGQRYGWGKPINQFQLGAWDWPSSSISIVPVIGALGVLALLALLRVETTRAAQGKIVILDLRLFRIRSFGLGNAVALVVSLGEFGLLFALPLFMQATLGYDALQTGVILTALAIGSFAASGIGAPLAQRFGPVRVLQLGMLLEAAGIFGLAFVLSTTVTGWEMAPWLFIYGMGVGFATAQLTGVILAEVPVADSGQASAVQSTSRQVGAAIGTAIIGTTLILGLGNVAVQLTDRGVPAEQAQVIGDAVAGSAGQAIPGLASLPNGQVLIEGASAGFAHAITYVALVAGVLVLMGFLTSLTLPRNAARIESEGYQAPKTT
- a CDS encoding alpha/beta fold hydrolase, coding for MVSIRRRIGIAGISLVAAVAIVMPSTPVQGAPLDPSIPAAIAAQYEGGKLRIVRDLSSNSAYTRHAIAYSSNGLKITGVMNRPRGKGPFPVVVLAHGHIEPSVYVTGQGFRREQDWLARNGYIALHVDYRNHAGSAKDPESEQSLRIGYATDVINAGLAVRGTTLPYIDKSRVALLGRSMGGGVAFQALVIRPGVFDAAITYASTSSNPADNFNKWGRSDTKNARQILARYGEPATSPEKWAPLASRNYFARVTEPVLMIHGTADESCDISWARATRDALVKAGKDVRLVEYKGAGHYMYGPWNDSIRQVNAFLKKQLS
- the dusB gene encoding tRNA dihydrouridine synthase DusB, with amino-acid sequence MSNLSVPVVLAPMAGITNRAFRRLCREAGAGLYVSEMVTSRALVERNAETIDMVTFDADEIPRSVQLYGVDPKVMAQAVRILIDEDRADHIDMNFGCPVPKVTRKGGGSALPWKRDLFRAIVRAAVVAADGRVPVTVKMRKGIDDEHLTYLQAGRAAAEEGATWVALHARTAEQMYSGVADWDAIWRLKEHLAPLGTPVLGNGDIWTAQDALDMVARTGADGVVVGRGCLGRPWLFGQLAAAFTGTPIPSDPDLEQVLLTLRRHAQLLCQDYGEYKGIRDIRKHMAWYMKGFSVRQQIRQSLGTVESVDELDSLLAQIDPDQRFNTEVGAGPRGRTSGGRRPTLPDGWLDSPELDGPARLMLQDAELSVSGG
- the ppdK gene encoding pyruvate, phosphate dikinase — protein: MSLLIEAGVLPHYVFSFAQGDRSQADLLGGKGANLAEMTRLGLPVPPGFTITTEACRSYLLQGRMPEGLAEQIHEFLGRLEAQVHQRLGDAADPLLVSVRSGGRFSMPGMMDTVLNIGLNDASVLGLAKRANDERFAWDSYRRLIQMFGKTVLGLDGDGFEQALDDAKRRAHVSSDVDLPVEELIALTATYKTMVRTLANREFPQDPYEQLTMAVQAVFDSWNTDRARLYRRQERIPHDLGTAVNVQSMAFGNAGEGSGTGVAFTRDPSTGARGIYGDYLQNAQGEDVVAGIRNTLQLQQLEEIDPKCYHELLDIMHRLELHYRDLCDIEFTIERGKLWMLQTRVGKRTAGAAFRIATQLVDEHVITLDEALLRVTGQQLSQLMFPRFAADVSHELIARGTSASPGAAVGRAVFDSQTAVAWAESGEQVILVRRETNPDDLAGMVAAAGILTSRGGKTSHAAVVARGMGKTAVCGAEELEVETAAKRMTTHDGRVVVEGDAISIDGASGEVFLGEVPVVNSPIVEYFEYGLARALETADQATAELIRAVDRLILYADVRRRLRVRANADTPADAKRAREMGAEGIGLLRTEHMFLGERRMFVERLILAQTQEEHDESLAALLPLQRKDFIRILEVMDGLPVTIRLIDPPLHEFLPNLTELTVRVALAEARGEENAVELRMLQAVRRLHEQNPMLGLRGVRLGLVLPGLFALQVRAIAEAACFRKKLGGNPMAEIMIPLVGSIQELELVIDEAAGVLKDVADANGCTLSFPIGTMIELPRAAVTADQIAEGAEFFSFGTNDLTQTTWGFSRDDVEAAFFSTYLEKGVFGVSPFESIDREGVGELIRIAVERGRRTRPGLHCGVCGEHGGDPESIHFFDEVGLDYVSCSPFRVPVARLESGRATVQRTAIGSDSR